The Sediminitomix flava genome includes a window with the following:
- a CDS encoding 3'-5' exonuclease: MYLVFDTETTGLPKNWKAPMTDLDNWPRIIQLAWAFYDDSYQLVEKKVDLIKPDGWVMPTDTFWIENGFSQEKSEAEGIPITDALNSFKDKLEESNYLIAHNMSYDYNVAGAEFIRFMMRSQNKPQKICTKDSSTDYCKIPGPYGYKWPTLMELHTFLFEEGFEGAHDALADVEACARCFFELKKRNIIQI, encoded by the coding sequence ATGTATTTAGTATTCGATACAGAAACTACAGGACTACCTAAAAATTGGAAGGCACCGATGACTGATCTGGATAATTGGCCGAGAATCATTCAATTAGCTTGGGCTTTTTATGACGATAGCTACCAATTAGTTGAAAAGAAAGTTGACCTTATTAAACCCGATGGTTGGGTGATGCCTACAGATACTTTTTGGATTGAAAATGGCTTTAGTCAAGAAAAATCTGAAGCTGAAGGTATTCCAATTACAGATGCGCTTAATTCTTTTAAAGATAAACTGGAAGAATCAAATTATTTGATTGCGCACAATATGAGTTACGATTACAATGTTGCGGGTGCAGAATTCATTCGTTTCATGATGCGATCTCAAAATAAGCCTCAAAAAATATGTACAAAAGATAGCTCTACTGACTATTGTAAAATACCAGGGCCTTATGGCTACAAGTGGCCAACACTTATGGAATTACATACATTTTTATTTGAGGAAGGATTTGAAGGTGCTCATGACGCATTAGCTGATGTAGAAGCTTGTGCAAGATGTTTCTTCGAGTTGAAAAAAAGAAATATAATACAAATATAA
- a CDS encoding oxidoreductase family protein yields the protein MNEYFKSVILKSTNAKAIKESILIQNLWSGYGEILRIKLEEADVESVVIKHVKLPLDSAHPRGWNTDFSHQRKVKSYQVETYWYQHFAMNCDDECRIPKCLAFESKDGEVLMVLEDLDASGFPERKHSVSWTEIKSCLHWLANFHASFLGEKPTGLWEIGTYWHLDTRPDEFEELTDKDLKQYAKDIDEVLKNANFQTFVHGDAKLANFCFSSDGQKASAVDFQYVGGGCGMKDLVYFIGSCLNENECELYEQELLDIYFQELKKALEQKDSPINFDDLEKEWRTLFPYAWTDFHRFLKGWSPGHWKINSYSERLAREVVKDIKSKS from the coding sequence ATGAACGAGTACTTTAAATCCGTTATTCTTAAATCAACAAATGCGAAAGCCATAAAAGAGTCTATTTTAATTCAGAATTTATGGAGTGGTTACGGAGAGATTTTAAGAATTAAATTGGAAGAAGCAGATGTAGAAAGTGTTGTTATTAAACATGTCAAACTTCCATTAGATTCCGCCCACCCAAGAGGTTGGAATACCGATTTTTCCCATCAACGAAAAGTGAAATCCTATCAAGTAGAAACATATTGGTATCAACATTTTGCAATGAATTGTGATGATGAATGTAGAATTCCTAAATGTTTGGCATTCGAAAGCAAGGATGGAGAAGTTTTGATGGTTTTGGAGGATTTAGATGCTAGTGGATTTCCTGAAAGAAAACATTCAGTAAGTTGGACTGAAATAAAATCGTGCTTGCATTGGTTAGCAAATTTTCATGCTTCATTTCTTGGAGAAAAACCAACAGGTTTGTGGGAAATTGGAACGTATTGGCATTTAGATACTCGTCCAGATGAGTTTGAGGAACTAACAGATAAAGACTTAAAGCAATATGCAAAAGATATAGATGAGGTTCTGAAAAATGCTAATTTTCAAACCTTTGTACATGGCGATGCTAAATTGGCAAACTTCTGTTTTTCTTCTGATGGTCAAAAAGCATCTGCGGTAGATTTTCAGTATGTAGGTGGCGGTTGTGGAATGAAAGATCTTGTTTATTTTATTGGTAGCTGTCTCAACGAAAATGAGTGTGAACTTTATGAGCAAGAGTTGCTCGATATTTACTTCCAAGAACTGAAGAAGGCGCTTGAGCAGAAAGATTCTCCAATTAACTTTGATGATTTAGAAAAAGAATGGAGAACACTTTTTCCTTATGCATGGACAGATTTTCATCGTTTCTTGAAGGGGTGGAGTCCCGGACATTGGAAAATCAATTCTTATAGTGAAAGACTAGCAAGAGAGGTGGTCAAGGATATCAAAAGTAAAAGTTAG
- a CDS encoding CHAD domain-containing protein yields MIGERVIGYYQEIKESIRVNLNTAYENKDVESIHQMRVSFKQMKSLFNLIKLISENEYDTDDNFKPFHEIYKSAGYLRDVQLQYAEFEKHLTTKDKPYKRLLEFLSKEEEQAFDQFRNEVFEFDLHSLSFIEDRIKVAVKDADEKKVLTQAVNFAQDNVYTMHDIFSEGTKIKRFHKIRTLAKETFYILQFINQQILLTQLVFINHAKLKKLGVVLGKWHDYEVFEKKVIKLNDSHPMFKEPDFLKLTSELHIKKDKLLNRAIDLMHKDGQVVLR; encoded by the coding sequence ATGATTGGAGAAAGGGTCATTGGCTATTATCAAGAAATCAAGGAAAGTATTAGAGTTAATTTGAATACTGCCTACGAAAATAAAGATGTAGAAAGTATTCACCAGATGCGTGTTTCTTTTAAGCAGATGAAGTCACTTTTTAACCTTATAAAACTTATTTCTGAGAATGAATATGATACTGACGATAATTTTAAACCCTTTCATGAAATTTATAAATCAGCGGGCTATCTCAGAGATGTACAATTACAATATGCAGAGTTTGAAAAACATCTGACTACAAAAGATAAACCTTATAAAAGACTGTTAGAATTTCTGTCCAAAGAAGAAGAACAGGCATTTGATCAATTCAGAAATGAAGTTTTTGAGTTTGATCTTCATTCTTTAAGTTTTATAGAAGACAGAATTAAGGTGGCTGTCAAAGATGCCGATGAAAAAAAAGTATTGACTCAAGCTGTGAACTTTGCTCAAGATAATGTTTACACCATGCACGATATTTTTTCAGAAGGCACGAAAATCAAACGTTTTCATAAAATCAGGACTTTAGCAAAAGAAACATTCTACATCCTTCAATTCATAAATCAGCAAATTCTATTAACTCAGCTCGTTTTTATTAATCATGCAAAACTTAAGAAGTTAGGAGTAGTTTTAGGGAAATGGCATGACTACGAGGTATTTGAGAAAAAAGTGATAAAACTAAATGATAGTCATCCAATGTTCAAAGAACCTGACTTTTTAAAGCTAACTTCAGAGTTACATATCAAGAAGGATAAACTTCTAAACAGGGCGATCGATCTAATGCATAAAGATGGTCAAGTAGTTTTAAGGTAA
- a CDS encoding 3'(2'),5'-bisphosphate nucleotidase CysQ family protein has translation MKLNEEQLVELSLIAQEATLRAGEIVKQYFQKSILVHQKEGGESLASQVFTEADIESQNKILEVLDFTFSEFDLGLLTEEAEDDSSRFEKDYFWCVDPLDGTLPFTEGKSGFSISVALVSKEGIPVIGVVYDPIVNHLYRAISGEGVYKNDTLWNFKNDKCSSNLSFYTDRSFLSHASFPKVKEALDSLRKELTLEDLEIIGYGGAVMNAIWALENHPACYFKFPKSNKGGGSLWDFAATVCIYRELGANTSDMYGKTLSLNSDQSIFMNEVGVLYATDHRISDFLLEMYKDL, from the coding sequence ATGAAATTGAATGAGGAACAGTTGGTAGAATTGAGTTTGATTGCCCAAGAAGCAACTCTCCGAGCGGGTGAAATTGTGAAACAGTATTTCCAAAAAAGTATCTTGGTTCACCAAAAGGAAGGAGGTGAAAGTCTTGCTTCCCAAGTTTTTACTGAAGCTGATATAGAAAGTCAAAATAAAATATTGGAAGTACTCGATTTCACTTTTTCAGAATTCGATTTAGGACTCTTGACCGAAGAAGCAGAAGATGACTCTAGCCGATTTGAGAAAGATTATTTCTGGTGTGTAGACCCTTTAGATGGAACTTTACCCTTCACTGAAGGGAAGTCTGGCTTTTCTATTTCTGTGGCATTAGTTTCTAAAGAAGGAATACCTGTTATAGGTGTAGTTTACGACCCAATTGTCAATCACTTATACAGGGCAATAAGTGGGGAAGGAGTATATAAAAATGATACTTTATGGAATTTCAAGAATGATAAATGCAGCTCTAATTTGTCATTTTATACAGATCGTAGCTTTTTAAGTCATGCCTCTTTCCCTAAGGTAAAAGAAGCTTTAGACAGTCTTAGAAAAGAATTAACCTTAGAAGATCTTGAAATTATTGGGTATGGAGGTGCTGTGATGAATGCTATCTGGGCTTTGGAGAACCATCCTGCTTGTTATTTTAAGTTTCCTAAGTCGAATAAAGGAGGAGGAAGCTTGTGGGATTTTGCTGCGACAGTTTGTATTTATCGGGAGCTAGGCGCAAATACATCTGATATGTATGGAAAAACATTAAGCCTAAATTCAGATCAATCAATTTTCATGAATGAAGTTGGAGTTTTATACGCTACAGATCACAGAATCTCAGATTTTCTTTTAGAGATGTATAAAGATTTGTAA
- a CDS encoding D-alanyl-D-alanine carboxypeptidase/D-alanyl-D-alanine-endopeptidase, with protein MKNLLKFIPLLLLLFAACKSQMIQKNTVKTIEKYPLFQQHHIGLYVYDPSTQKSIVSHNADKYFTPASNTKILTFYTALKSLPDTLTSLEYFSKGDSIIIWGTGEPTLLHSSWEYAQTQHVLDSLTEGKQILLAKRPYEEDNLGAGWAWDDYTYYFSAERSALPIAGNVVNVSMNDDQLDVYPSSFNHQFSADSQGARLDRTWDKNTFAYNPEKLTQRKREIPFHWSYESAQELLENALSDSIQLIEFDSAFREFKQGEILSVDRDSVLRKMMWESDNFLAEQLLIHSAHEKLGVLSSEKMIQYVSDSLFNFLPSPVRWTDGSGLSRYNLNTPENFVGILSDLYKDFDQDYLFQFFPIGGVRGTLKNYYKSEKPFVYAKTGTLSNNHCLSGYLITAKGKVLVFSFMHNNYLYSSTEIKGGINEVLNYLRENY; from the coding sequence ATGAAAAATCTACTAAAATTCATTCCTCTATTACTTCTTCTATTTGCGGCTTGTAAAAGTCAGATGATTCAGAAAAATACTGTCAAGACAATTGAGAAGTATCCACTTTTTCAACAGCACCATATCGGACTTTATGTCTATGACCCTAGTACTCAAAAAAGTATTGTTTCGCACAATGCGGATAAATACTTTACCCCTGCCTCAAATACTAAAATTCTAACTTTCTATACCGCTTTAAAATCTTTACCTGATACCTTAACCTCTCTAGAATATTTTAGTAAAGGAGACTCTATTATTATTTGGGGAACGGGAGAACCTACTTTACTCCACTCATCATGGGAATATGCTCAAACCCAACATGTATTGGATAGCTTGACAGAAGGTAAACAAATTCTACTAGCTAAAAGACCATATGAAGAAGACAACTTAGGAGCTGGTTGGGCTTGGGATGATTATACCTATTATTTTTCGGCAGAAAGATCTGCACTCCCAATAGCTGGAAATGTAGTCAACGTTTCTATGAATGATGATCAATTAGATGTTTATCCATCATCTTTTAATCATCAATTTTCAGCAGATTCTCAAGGTGCAAGACTAGATAGAACTTGGGATAAAAATACATTTGCCTACAACCCTGAAAAGCTTACACAAAGAAAAAGAGAAATTCCATTTCATTGGTCATACGAATCTGCTCAAGAACTATTAGAAAATGCACTAAGCGATTCTATTCAACTCATTGAGTTTGATAGTGCATTCAGAGAATTTAAACAAGGTGAAATTTTGAGTGTTGACAGAGATTCTGTACTCCGAAAGATGATGTGGGAAAGTGATAATTTCTTAGCAGAACAACTTCTGATTCATTCCGCTCATGAGAAATTAGGTGTTCTTAGCTCTGAAAAAATGATTCAATATGTATCTGATAGCCTGTTTAATTTCCTTCCAAGTCCTGTACGTTGGACAGACGGATCGGGACTTTCGAGATACAATCTTAATACTCCAGAAAACTTTGTCGGTATTCTTAGTGATTTATATAAAGATTTCGATCAAGATTATTTGTTCCAATTTTTTCCGATAGGTGGCGTAAGAGGTACCCTAAAAAATTATTATAAATCTGAGAAGCCATTTGTGTATGCTAAAACAGGCACTTTATCGAATAATCACTGTTTGAGTGGTTATTTAATCACAGCTAAAGGGAAAGTTCTTGTATTTAGCTTTATGCACAATAACTACCTTTATTCTTCAACAGAAATAAAGGGAGGAATTAATGAGGTGTTAAACTATTTGAGAGAAAATTATTAA
- a CDS encoding ATP-binding response regulator, translating to MYRILIIENNDSITLSLTQILSKLTTEIYYAEYGEAGVLIASKQKPDIIFCSQDLPDMTGAGVLRYIRKIETLHFSSFYILAENEFNNIGYEHGLDHYFSLPLDERKVLSTIQFQQTRKNQIRKEVKDQVYQQIQHDLHDGIKQQLIHTHFALNSLTTIHPEGMNDRQLELIENAAENVENALSDIQWISNNSMHPIIESEGLIPAIEEMINSLNTWEDLNITFTHNIDHLTNEDALQIYYFVLESLSNITKYAQASDVKIGLHVIENELNLSIEDNGKGFNKPYTVPRSLEKRSQYWKNSELQFYSDYNKGVKVQLKIPNLLTVSEK from the coding sequence ATGTATAGAATCCTCATTATTGAGAATAACGATTCCATTACCTTAAGTTTGACCCAAATTTTATCGAAACTAACTACTGAAATTTATTATGCTGAATATGGAGAAGCAGGGGTGCTAATCGCATCAAAACAGAAACCAGACATTATTTTTTGTAGCCAAGATTTACCTGATATGACAGGTGCAGGTGTACTACGTTATATCAGAAAAATAGAGACTCTTCATTTTTCATCATTTTATATCCTTGCCGAAAATGAGTTTAACAACATTGGATATGAACATGGTTTAGATCATTATTTCAGTTTACCACTTGATGAAAGAAAAGTTTTATCCACTATTCAATTTCAGCAAACTAGAAAAAATCAGATCAGAAAAGAGGTTAAAGATCAAGTATACCAACAAATTCAACATGATCTTCATGACGGCATAAAACAACAACTGATTCATACACACTTTGCGCTAAACAGCCTCACTACCATTCATCCTGAAGGAATGAATGATAGACAATTAGAACTCATTGAAAATGCTGCTGAAAATGTTGAAAATGCCTTATCCGATATTCAATGGATTAGCAACAACAGTATGCATCCAATCATTGAAAGTGAAGGTCTAATCCCTGCCATAGAAGAAATGATCAACTCATTGAATACTTGGGAAGATCTAAATATCACTTTTACTCATAACATTGATCACTTAACAAACGAGGATGCTCTTCAAATTTACTATTTCGTACTTGAGTCCCTTTCAAATATTACAAAGTATGCTCAAGCCTCAGATGTTAAAATAGGACTACATGTTATAGAGAATGAATTAAACCTATCAATTGAAGATAATGGCAAAGGGTTCAATAAGCCTTATACTGTTCCTAGAAGTCTAGAAAAACGATCTCAATATTGGAAAAATAGTGAATTACAGTTTTACTCAGACTACAATAAAGGGGTTAAAGTTCAGCTTAAAATACCAAATCTCTTAACTGTTTCAGAGAAGTAA
- a CDS encoding tetratricopeptide repeat protein: MSQHFLLDCYRPFLDLSFQNVEGRPLFVENLIREIKNWKGVGNLLPLHVSITSSFRENLYKSLYLTHSAIDSPVDLLFSERSDDWRILCNQVTNFQQLDSVEKVSVVKLLKALGFLELINQLLLSEDFTNSSDKAELELLFLHKQVRYLLSMEEKSVYQIEEIESLVSKLPENSILKADAIYQVIVQYAKLEFNAEKIDKYLPQLLNVIENNKEFRSENHYYEYMSRYYRVGAFSPMIHKNNAEMVEMMDKAQKYAQDIIIESEEDTIFKAAVLFPVLESRIKENYYLKHNESALKYAKELKELCPKDSIALVELGEAYLELEKVDEAKSCYLEALNYGVNGRAMIYFLLGYCYEHLVQFEEAKFAYQQSYRIDHTALSAIEGLERIAYLTDDNQLLHEMRIVKTELGNIETIEKAYQQK, from the coding sequence ATGTCTCAACATTTTCTTCTCGATTGTTATCGTCCATTTCTTGATCTTTCCTTTCAAAATGTGGAGGGACGACCATTGTTTGTAGAAAATCTTATTCGTGAGATTAAAAACTGGAAAGGAGTAGGTAATCTCCTTCCATTGCATGTATCTATCACTTCGTCTTTCCGAGAAAATCTTTACAAAAGTTTATATCTCACTCATTCTGCTATTGATTCTCCTGTCGATCTTTTATTTTCTGAGAGATCAGATGATTGGCGAATTTTGTGTAATCAAGTCACAAATTTCCAACAATTAGATTCAGTAGAGAAAGTAAGTGTTGTAAAACTTCTGAAAGCCTTAGGTTTTTTAGAGCTCATCAATCAATTGTTACTGTCTGAAGATTTTACTAATTCTTCAGATAAAGCCGAATTGGAATTATTGTTTCTTCACAAACAGGTTCGGTACCTTCTTTCAATGGAAGAGAAGTCAGTTTATCAAATAGAGGAAATTGAAAGTTTAGTAAGCAAACTACCAGAGAATTCTATTCTTAAAGCCGATGCCATTTATCAAGTGATTGTTCAGTATGCAAAGTTGGAATTTAACGCTGAAAAAATTGATAAATACCTCCCTCAACTATTGAATGTAATTGAGAACAACAAGGAGTTTAGAAGCGAGAATCATTACTATGAATATATGAGTAGGTATTACAGAGTTGGGGCATTTTCACCTATGATTCATAAGAATAATGCTGAGATGGTAGAGATGATGGATAAAGCTCAGAAATATGCGCAAGATATAATCATCGAAAGTGAGGAAGATACCATTTTCAAAGCAGCTGTTTTGTTTCCAGTTCTTGAGAGTAGAATTAAAGAAAACTATTATCTAAAACACAATGAATCAGCTCTTAAGTATGCAAAAGAACTTAAAGAACTTTGTCCTAAAGATTCGATCGCATTGGTGGAGTTAGGGGAGGCATATCTAGAATTGGAAAAGGTTGATGAAGCTAAGTCTTGTTATTTAGAAGCTCTTAATTATGGTGTAAATGGTAGAGCAATGATTTACTTTTTGTTAGGATATTGTTATGAACATTTAGTCCAGTTTGAGGAAGCAAAATTTGCGTATCAACAATCTTATAGAATAGACCATACAGCTTTGAGTGCAATTGAAGGTTTAGAAAGAATAGCATATTTGACAGATGATAATCAACTTTTACACGAAATGAGAATAGTTAAAACTGAGTTAGGGAATATTGAAACTATTGAAAAAGCTTATCAGCAAAAGTGA
- a CDS encoding thioredoxin domain-containing protein: protein MKIISNQRIFITIDIIILFLMSCQSKNHITNTDMDTQKTANRLIHESSPYLLQHAYNPVDWYPWGKEALEKAKKEDKPIIVSIGYSSCHWCHVMEHESFENKEIAQIMNDNYVCIKIDREERPDIDQIYMEAVQLMGQQGGWPLNVFLTPDQKPFYGGTYFPPKGWSNLLVRVAEVYQNQIGEIQQSAEKIKERLNVDELERFQLSSSDDFSTDRFEQMFFNFAPHFDTVDGGMNKAPKFPMPSIYNFLLKYYHFSNDKRALDQITLTLDRMANGGIYDQIGGGFARYSVDGEWFAPHFEKMLYDNGQLLSVYADAYKVTKKESYLKVIEETVSFIERELLDKSNGIYSALDADSEGIEGKFYIWNANHLKELLADDYELFADIYQIKNNGNWEHGENILYRVNDLSQIEEKYELSSEELQRKIDTWKVQLLEEREKKFRPGLDDKVLTSWNALLLKGLCDTYTATENEAYKDLALKNAEFLEKNMLQDNFRLLRRYKDGNAGIDGYLEDYAALISAYISLYQICFDEKWLNIAKSITDYTLRNFYDENEGFFYFTDATSEVLIARKKEIFDNVIPASNSIMATNLYLIGEFFSDEKYMSISRDMLSNINPLLEKDVQYLTNWGSLYALQMKPTTEIVIVGKKYQKVANAFSSQYAPFNIILATEEKSDLPLFQNRSAKEGETTIYICQNKACKIPVHSVEEAFKILEDIQ from the coding sequence ATGAAAATCATAAGTAACCAGAGAATATTTATCACTATAGACATCATCATCTTGTTTCTGATGTCTTGTCAAAGTAAAAATCACATCACCAACACAGATATGGACACTCAAAAAACTGCTAATCGATTAATACATGAATCAAGTCCGTACCTATTACAGCATGCATATAATCCTGTAGATTGGTATCCTTGGGGAAAAGAAGCACTAGAAAAAGCTAAAAAAGAAGATAAACCTATCATCGTGAGTATAGGCTATTCTTCTTGTCATTGGTGTCATGTTATGGAGCATGAGTCTTTTGAAAATAAAGAGATTGCTCAAATCATGAATGATAACTATGTCTGTATCAAAATTGATAGAGAAGAAAGACCCGATATTGATCAAATTTACATGGAGGCAGTACAACTTATGGGACAGCAAGGAGGTTGGCCTCTTAATGTATTCCTAACTCCAGATCAGAAACCATTTTATGGTGGGACTTATTTTCCTCCAAAAGGCTGGAGCAATTTATTGGTAAGAGTTGCCGAAGTCTATCAGAATCAGATAGGAGAAATCCAGCAATCCGCAGAGAAAATAAAAGAACGATTGAATGTAGATGAATTAGAAAGATTTCAACTTAGTAGTTCTGATGATTTTTCGACAGATCGTTTTGAGCAAATGTTCTTCAACTTTGCTCCACACTTCGATACTGTAGATGGTGGGATGAACAAGGCTCCAAAATTCCCAATGCCATCCATTTATAATTTTCTTCTAAAATATTATCACTTCTCAAACGATAAAAGAGCTTTAGACCAAATCACACTTACACTAGACCGAATGGCAAACGGAGGAATCTACGATCAGATTGGCGGTGGATTTGCCAGATATTCGGTAGATGGCGAGTGGTTTGCTCCTCATTTTGAAAAAATGCTCTATGACAATGGTCAATTGTTGAGTGTTTATGCTGACGCATATAAGGTCACAAAGAAAGAAAGTTACTTGAAAGTAATTGAGGAAACAGTCTCATTTATAGAAAGGGAACTTTTAGATAAAAGTAACGGAATTTACTCTGCCTTGGATGCTGACTCAGAGGGAATTGAAGGGAAATTCTACATTTGGAATGCAAATCATCTGAAAGAACTACTTGCAGATGACTATGAACTTTTTGCTGATATTTATCAAATCAAAAACAATGGTAACTGGGAACATGGCGAAAACATTCTTTATAGAGTAAATGATCTATCTCAGATTGAAGAAAAATATGAACTATCATCCGAAGAACTTCAACGGAAAATAGATACTTGGAAAGTTCAATTGTTAGAAGAAAGAGAGAAAAAATTTCGCCCAGGATTGGATGATAAAGTATTGACCTCTTGGAATGCACTTCTGCTAAAAGGACTTTGTGATACTTATACAGCTACAGAAAATGAAGCATATAAAGATCTTGCTTTGAAGAATGCAGAGTTCTTGGAGAAAAATATGCTACAAGATAATTTTAGACTTCTGAGAAGATACAAAGATGGCAACGCAGGAATTGATGGCTATTTAGAAGATTACGCAGCTCTCATCTCTGCTTACATCAGTTTATATCAGATTTGCTTTGACGAGAAGTGGTTAAATATCGCTAAATCCATTACAGACTACACACTTCGTAATTTCTATGATGAAAATGAAGGCTTTTTCTATTTCACTGATGCAACATCTGAAGTTTTAATTGCCCGAAAAAAAGAGATATTCGATAATGTAATTCCAGCTTCGAACTCAATAATGGCTACAAATCTCTACTTGATTGGTGAGTTTTTCTCAGATGAAAAATATATGTCAATTAGTCGTGATATGCTTTCAAATATCAATCCTCTGCTCGAAAAAGACGTGCAGTATTTGACTAATTGGGGAAGTTTATATGCTTTACAAATGAAGCCTACCACTGAAATTGTGATTGTTGGGAAAAAATATCAAAAAGTTGCTAATGCTTTTTCAAGTCAATACGCACCTTTCAATATCATCTTAGCAACAGAGGAAAAAAGTGATTTACCATTATTCCAAAACAGATCTGCTAAAGAAGGAGAAACGACTATTTATATCTGTCAAAACAAAGCCTGCAAGATTCCAGTCCATTCTGTAGAAGAAGCATTCAAAATATTGGAAGATATTCAATAA
- a CDS encoding GDP-mannose 4,6-dehydratase codes for MRTRVLITGVAGFIGSSLAEFLLEDGFEVVGIDNFDPFYDKSIKLRNLHESLKNSRFTFKEVDFTSLKSLMTIPKVDVVIHLGAKAGVRPSILNPKAYIDTNVQGTNNILEWMRLKKIKKLVFASSSSVYGNHKQVPFSEDLVVTEPISPYAFTKLSCESMNYSYHSLYNFDILNLRFFTVYGPRQRPDLAIHKFVRKIYRGESIQMYGDGSSARDYTFIDDIVNGVYGAVNYVLSNDQIFDILNLGNNTPVKLKEMIQTIECKMKVSAKIEQLPMQSGDVDVTFASIRKAKKMLGYVPQTSFDLGVEQFVDWFITLREESSMAV; via the coding sequence ATGAGAACTCGAGTGTTAATCACTGGTGTTGCAGGTTTTATTGGTTCATCTTTAGCTGAATTCCTTTTAGAAGACGGTTTTGAAGTAGTTGGTATAGATAATTTTGATCCTTTTTATGATAAAAGCATCAAATTAAGAAACTTACATGAATCCCTTAAAAATTCACGCTTCACTTTTAAGGAAGTCGATTTTACTTCTTTGAAAAGTTTAATGACTATTCCTAAAGTAGATGTAGTTATACATCTTGGTGCTAAAGCTGGTGTTAGACCTTCAATTTTAAATCCTAAGGCATATATCGATACGAATGTACAAGGGACAAATAATATTCTGGAATGGATGAGATTGAAGAAAATAAAGAAATTAGTATTTGCTTCATCTTCCTCAGTATATGGGAACCACAAGCAAGTCCCTTTCTCAGAAGATTTAGTAGTTACTGAACCTATTTCTCCTTATGCTTTCACAAAATTATCTTGTGAATCTATGAACTACTCATATCATTCACTATATAATTTTGACATTCTAAACTTGAGATTTTTTACAGTCTATGGGCCTAGACAAAGGCCGGATTTAGCGATACATAAATTTGTACGAAAAATATACAGAGGTGAATCAATTCAGATGTATGGCGATGGAAGTTCTGCTAGAGATTATACTTTTATAGATGACATTGTGAATGGCGTTTATGGAGCTGTAAATTATGTACTTTCTAATGATCAGATATTTGATATACTTAATCTTGGGAATAATACACCTGTTAAGCTCAAAGAAATGATTCAGACTATTGAGTGCAAAATGAAAGTATCTGCTAAAATAGAACAGTTACCTATGCAATCGGGCGATGTGGATGTAACATTTGCTTCTATCCGTAAAGCAAAAAAGATGTTAGGTTACGTTCCACAAACTTCATTTGATCTTGGTGTTGAGCAATTTGTCGATTGGTTTATTACACTTCGGGAAGAATCATCAATGGCAGTTTAG
- a CDS encoding alpha/beta hydrolase, whose amino-acid sequence MNKDIQVTVLLPNDYDRDKLVHFPVLYLLHGFDGGHKSFIDKIKFLDNYVDNGGYIVVCPDGGTDSWYLDSPMEPAYKYTTFIGTELVEHIDQFFRTIPKKEARGIAGISMGGFGAFHVAFRKPQTFFVIGSMSGVVDFRLFSKHWERWGLIKLLGEYVLYEELWDQEIIVNQLKILKENNYRMIIDCGLNDEMINVNRNLHDALVKEKIPHTYIERPGAHDWDYWNVALRVQMDYFKYSFYRE is encoded by the coding sequence ATGAATAAAGATATTCAAGTGACGGTCTTATTGCCTAACGACTATGACAGGGATAAGCTAGTTCATTTTCCTGTTTTGTATTTATTACATGGTTTTGATGGAGGACATAAGAGCTTTATAGATAAGATTAAGTTTTTAGATAACTATGTAGATAATGGAGGATATATCGTAGTATGTCCTGATGGTGGTACTGATAGTTGGTATTTGGATAGCCCTATGGAACCAGCGTATAAGTACACTACGTTTATTGGAACTGAATTAGTAGAACATATTGATCAATTCTTTAGAACCATTCCAAAAAAAGAAGCTAGAGGAATTGCAGGAATAAGCATGGGTGGTTTTGGTGCGTTTCATGTGGCTTTCAGAAAACCTCAAACTTTTTTTGTGATAGGTTCAATGAGTGGCGTGGTAGATTTTAGATTGTTTTCAAAACACTGGGAAAGATGGGGATTGATTAAACTTTTGGGAGAATATGTGCTCTATGAAGAATTGTGGGATCAAGAAATCATTGTGAATCAGCTAAAGATATTAAAAGAGAATAACTATAGAATGATCATTGATTGTGGGTTGAATGATGAAATGATAAATGTGAATAGGAATTTGCATGATGCTTTAGTCAAAGAAAAAATACCTCATACCTATATAGAAAGACCTGGTGCTCATGACTGGGATTATTGGAATGTTGCACTCAGAGTCCAAATGGACTACTTTAAATATAGTTTTTACAGGGAATAG